The nucleotide sequence ATAAAAACACATTAATTATCCAATCAAATTAGAATCAAAAGCCATACGATCCAACCTTAGatctttgacagccttatattagtttctgtgtatatatatatatatttccaacttatttaattattattaacattaattatcattgtAGGAGATCAACGATGGAAATAATCTCGTGGTCCAAATATACAAGGATAAAACGTGCAGAGAGCTTTTTTATGCTCACTTAATAGAAGAAGGTTTATACCAGTTTAAGAAACCCAAGGAAGATTGAGGAGTTTCACTTAATAGAAGGTTTATACCAGTTTAAGAAACACAAAGAAGATTCAGGAGTTTTACCTAATAGAAGAAAGTTTATACTAGTTTAAGGAATTCAAGAGGTAGCTTTAATGACTTCAAGCTTTACTTAAATCATATTTGTCTCATATGATTTATATCCATGGTTTAAGTAAATCCGAGAAGGAATATctgtgaatattttattttttctatgtataaaTAAGGATTATGATTATAATACATTAGAAAATAAGAGAAGTtcttataaaatcttattttttttttaatgtgatcgtacattatattttgatattgcATTAGATTTAGTGACGTTTAGAGATTTTATATTAGTGTCTCTTATAACTAACGTTGTGTACTCTTCGCAATCTGTTCCTTCAGCACCAAGATACTTTGCCTTTGCTCAGGTGGAAGCATTGCAATTTGTTCATCTGATAACTGCAATACTTGCATTATCAAGGCCgcctgtgaaaaaaaaaatctgtttagAACATAGCtgagatacatttttttactgaCTAAGCTGTTGTTCGCGACTGCATTTTGGTTCATCGTGCTGATAtatccaataaaattaattagtctTTATACGCGTATAACTAATAAGTTtttgttcttatattttatttgataagaaGAACATGAGACACAACcatgatattattttgtttcaaaataacttgatttttgCGAACCAAATttgaaatttcaaataatgatGTATAAGCAATGAGAGCAAGATAAACGATCTTTGTCAATGGAGTTATTTTACTGTAACATGCCTTTTCCTGATCGGACGCGCCGCTGGGAATACTTCCCGCTGGAGACATTCCGGCCACTAGCCTTGAAGTTGCGGAACTTGTGGATTGTGAAAGTGCAGCGACAGAGGAGCCGGTTGTGTTGCTAATTACAACGCTTGATGGAACTGGCACAGTTGGTGCAGCGACCGGTCTTGGAACAATCGGCGGCGCAACAGGAGTCGCTGGAAGTTTTGAATAACTAAAGTCTATTAAGGTTCGGTCCATCGAGAAGTAATTCTTGCTACTTGGACATATACCGAAGCCAATGGGCTCACCATAAAATGCATAAGTAATCACACgtgtaaaaagtaaaagaaacaTACGATTAGATTTGGTAATCCTAGGATCGATCGGCATTCTGGAATCCCTAAGATCTCTCGAATCTCTGGCGAATCTGTCGGATCTTGGATCGCGGTAGAAGCTGAAAGTAACGTCAATTtagtataagaaaaaaacagcgattaaatctatatttaaggagtatatatgtatatgagaCCTCTCAATTCCTTCCACAGGAAGAATGCTGTAAAAAAGAGCTCTTTCAATTACGCAGTTTACAATTGGAGTCTATCGAACAAATGTGAGGTGCACTTACTTATCCGCGATATTAAACGCATTTGCCGCCCTCGGGTCGGCGGTGACCGGTAACACTGATGATGGCGCGCTGACTGGCACAGGCTGTGTTTGGGGCGATCCTCTTAAATCCTGATCCAATCTAGCTACACGCGGGTCCAACTGCCTGTCTAGTCGAAGATCTACATCCTGACCTGTGTTtttacgaattaaattttaaatttaaattcccTGTCCAGTGCTGGCAAATGGTTGTACAATTTATACGACGCATGCAATGTGGCAAATTTATTGCGTTAATTTCCGCATCCGGGTCAATTACATAGAAAATCAATTAACACATCTGAATATATTAACACAATATTCTCCTAATAATTACTGGCGTGATTCTTAAATCAATGACAAGGCAAAGTTTTGTCGTACCCGCAAAAATGGGCGCTGGAACGGTGACGGGTGGCGGAGGTCGCGGCGCCCACGGTTCCTCGATTCGCGGCTGTATCTGCGGGATTGGTTTCTCCGACGGCGTCAGTACACCCGGGATAGGATTAGCCTTGTGCAACATACTGACAGCTGTATGCGGGTCGACTATCCTCATGACTACCTGCGCTTGGAGCAGAGCGTAGGCCAACTGGGGATTCTGTAGAAGCATCTGACGCGCCTCGTTCGGATTATTTTGCACGCAGAGCTTCATCTGCTTCATCAGCTCGAACATCTGTTCCGGCGGCAGGGACGCCACGGCTTTGCTGATCGCTTCTGGCGCCTTGTCCGATTGGACAGCCTCTCCATACGGATTCTCTGTGTTCTGGCCTTGTAGGAGACTCTGCATCTCCATACGACTCTTTTCCGTGCAAGCATTGTCCACGCGTAACGTTCGTCCGCCGATCTCGTATCCATTTAGATTTCTCATAGCGCTCAAAGCTGTTTCCTGATCTTTATATTCGCAGAAGCCATATCCCTTGGGCTTGCCCGTCTCACGATCAAATACCAATCTGATTGCAATAATTGAGtatgttaataaatactaGTGTCGTTTCTCTACGATAGAAAAGCTGGAGCAATTataggaaaagaaagagatgaacTTAGAAGATAGAGGTAGAAGTCTAATGTCCTTTTAACATGGGCTTTTaacagagaaaataaatgcatataagaCAAGACATGAATGAACAATTATATTAGAGAACTTGTCATACAACAAGTTTACTTTCTGTAAACATTCTAGACGCtaaaatcaagttattttcttagaaaattatgttattctaAAACAGGCTGCTAAAATTTACAGGActtgtgttaaatattaaaggcaCATCAGCAGATTCGAAGGGAATGATCTTAATCAATTCGATGCAATCAAATGAGGCGAGCAACGAAAAGTATGATAGGCTTACTTGAAGGAAAGCACCGGTCCAACCTCGCTGAAGATATCCTTCAGATTCTCCTCCGTTGCCTCATATGGGATATTCCCGACTGTAAAACAATTACATTAACACAGAGATGCGATAAGCGGCATTGCACACTCGTACGTTTTACTAATTACTCACCGAAGACACTCCGCATGGACTTGTCCATCAGCGATTGATCCGAAATAGTTGAATTGCTCATTTTCGCGCTTTTGTTTCCGCAAGAAACACTCGacacaattttaataacgatGCACGAAGTACTCCGTTAAACACCCTCGATTAACAGACTCAACGCACTCACGCACGTACTGCCGACTAACCTAACCGTCGAAGGCGCTAACGCTCCTAACCTAAAAGgagcaaaacaaaaaaaatttgagaaagagagaatgtaTTTTCCGTTTTAGATAGAATAAGAAGGAAGCTTCAAACAACCTCAAAAACGGACCTGCTCAACAGTGCTCAATCAGCTCAATTGctcacgttttattttaaatagaatcaTAGAATCCTCGAACCTAACCTCTGTACCCAGCTGTCGATTGTGGAATCCGTTTTATCCGTCCATTGACGCCTCCGTCTCCGTGAGCACGTTGAACTACGTAGTCAAACAGATATTTTCCGGCAGGTAACAGGTAACACGTTTCTGTCTCATGTTACAGAAGATCCCGCCTTTAACAGCATCCTGCCGATAAAGCAGCGTTCCACACTTCTCCCATATCCGTTTATTGCGGTTACCATGGTAACTGTGGGAACGCCAAACAGATGCTCGTGTGTCACATGATATTGTTGCAAGTTGCTCCAACAATATAAACAATCCGTGCTGAATGTGACAGAATGAGAGCACATCCAGCATGGGTCGACAAGGTGCAAGAAAAGTTAGATCAATGGTAAAGCTTATACGGATCGACAGTTGTCTCTcggcaatttataaattgatctGTGTGAATGCTCCGAATGAGAACGCGAGGAATAAAGATGCTGTGGAATACTAAGATGCATAATGCGCAAATTGCTTTATTGATCTTTCATGAAACGAGcagtcaaataaaattataagaaaatgtaatattaattgcataatttattatccatttatgtatgatatatgtttctgataacaaaatatatatttctgattcTATATTTTGCTAGTTCCTGTTTTGCAAAGGTTTAAACTGTCTATTAAGATAAACGCTGttcttttttacgttttaacaTTCACTGACATCCTTGTTCTTCACGTTCTCTCTCGATactgcttattaaaaatataaggtGATGTTGTTTCAGTATATATGACCTTTGTTTCAATCCGGATGGCACGCAATTGGTTGTCGCCTCCGGCAATCAGGTCCTTGTGTATGAGACCAACGATGGTGCTTTGATTCAATCATTAAAAGGTGATTGTCTAAAGGATTTCAACGATTAAAACGTATTCTGTATGTTTTAAATGTAATCTCGTCTTTTTGTATCTTAGGGCACAAAGACACGGTATATTGCGTATGCTATGCGAAGGATGGTAAGAAGTTTGCGTCAGGTGGAGCAGACAAAAGTGTCATCATCTGGACCTCCAAGCTGGAagggatattaaaatattcgtaCGTTCCATATTTATGATTCTAATAAAtgtgaacctttgattgcataatttttctttgctcAGACACAATGAGGCAGTACAGTCGATGCATTTTAATCCCGTCTCACATCAGCTTCTCAGCTGTTCACTCTCAGACATCGCCTTTTGGTCCGTGGAACAGAAAGCTGTGCAGAAGCACAAGTCTGGGGGAAGAGTCAATTGCTGTGCGTGGACAAGGGACGGACAGTACTTAGCCCTCGGTCTCGCAACTGGATATGTATCCATAAGGAACAAAGTATGTTACTCATTTcgtctatataattttttaaattatatgtttttaaatattctgaatatgtctaataaaaaatatgtatatgtaacatACGTGTCTTTTCACGTTATTCTAAACTAATCTAAGTAAATCATGTGTATTTTTCAGAATGGCGAGGAAAAAACGCGCATTGAACGGCAAATTGGAGTACCAATTTGGAGTTTATCGTGGAATCCTTTACAGTACGTACAATCCTacatattaaagatataattatcatataggataataataagaagcagaagagataaaaacattttattgatattcacTCAGGGACGATGCTACAGACGTTCTCTGCATCGCTGAATGGAATGGAGCCATCTCGTTTTACACTATTGGTGGGGAAGCTATCAGAAGAGAGAGATCGTTCAGTTTTATACCGCTTAAAGTCACTCACTTCCCAGAAGGCCAATACCTCCTTGTTTGCGGTAGCAATAAACAGTGCCTGTTGATGACACACGACGGCATACAATTGGTCAATGTAGGTGGTACCTTCTCGTCGTGGGTATGGAGCTGTGCCGTTCATCCAAGCGCCACGCATATTGTAAGTTATGGCATGTTACTTTTAACGTCATTTGTTTTAATGATCCACTATTTAGCGATTACTTGCAGGCACTCGGTTCCCAAGACGGAACGATAACGTATCTACAGCTATCCTGGAACGTCGTGCACGGTCTGTACGGCGACAGATACGCGTACCGAGAGAACATGACCGACGTGATAATACAGCATTTGATCACGAATCAGAAAGTTCGAATTAAATGTAAAGATCTGGTGAGTGCAACATCGGCGAAACgatttaaaatgattaaataactttattataaaaggtacggtgttattatattcaaataatattttaggtaTGTCGAATTGCGGTGTATCGAAACAGACTAGCCGTGCAATTGTCCGAGCGTGTAATTATCTACGAACCGTCTAGCGCCGGCGACGGAATGCATTATAAGATACGAGACAAGCTTAATCAGACGTTGAACTGCAATCTACTGGTCGTCACGTCGAACCACTTGGTTTTATGCCTGGAAAGACGTCTGCAGAGTCTCTCCTTCGCCGGGATAATAGAGAGAGAATGGATACTCGACGGACTTATCACTTACATCAAAGTAGCGGGTGGTCCCGCCGGGCAGGAATGTTTAATAGCCGGTAAAGAGACAGTTTATTGTCTCGTGATCATGATAAATCAGTAGTCGTAACATAAATTTGACACTAGGTCTGAAGAGCGGGCACGTGATGAAGATATATCTCGACAATCCGTTTCCCGCGCACGTCGCGAAAATCGAGGATTCCGTGAGATGCTTGGACATCAGCTCCTTGAAGGAGAAGATGGCAGTGGTCAGCGAATCTGGTGTCCTGTCCGTATTCGATCTATGCACCGGCGAGAAGCTGCAGGAATTCCAGAATGTCAACAGCGTCGCGTTCAACATCGCCTTTGAAGATATCATGTGCTTCGCGGGCAACAACTACCTCGCGATTAAAGTTGCGAATTTCTCCGAGTACAGGCAGAAGTTCTCCGGCTTCGTCGTAGGACACAACGGCTCGAAGCTGTACTGCTTGAACGGCTCGTCCATCGTGACGACAGAGGTAAGCCGTCGCGATGTTGCGCAAAAtgacaaaagaaaagaacgcgacattaatatactttaatgCTTGTAGGTGCCACTGTCGTTGTTCATGTATCAATATCTAGATATCGGATTGTACGGCCACGCTTATGACATAGCGTGCTTGGGTGTAGCCGAATCGGACTGGCTCGCTCTGGGCACGGCATGCCTGGACAATCTGGAATTGAACATCGCGTACTCGGCGTTCGCGCGAGTGAAAAAGCTGCGTTACATAGAGATCGTGTCCGAGGTGGAGGAGAAATTAAAGTCGGGCGAATGGGGACGGGAGGCGTGCATGGCCACTGCCGCAGCCGCCATGGGTAGACTTCGCGACGCGGCGAAGCTTTATCAGAAAGCCGGTTTGCAGCAATACGCCCTGGATATGTATTCCGACTTGCGTATGTTTGACATCGCTCAGGAATTCATTGCCTCCGGCAACACGCAGGTCCGTTTATaatcgatatataatattaagtcCAAACTTAGTGCATAACAAGTATAATAAAGCAAAATAATGAAACTAACAGGATAATAAATGAttggataatatttattagacattTATTAGACGTTTATTACATAggtatttattagatattgggtttaacaatttatttgaattatcaGGATCGTACAGTATTATTGCGACGACGAGCGGAATGGGCGAAGAGCTTGGGCGAACCGCGCGCGGCGGCCGAAATGTTCCTCTCCGCGGGAGACATCGATCGTGCCATTAGTATCATCGCCGAGTACGGTTGGATCGACATGCTGATCAAAGTAGGCAGACAACTAGACAAGGCGGACAGAGACAACCTGTCGATGATCGCCAAGAAACTTAAGCAACTGGGTGCCTCGCATGGCGCGGCAGAGATTTTCAGCCGGTTAGGAGACGATCCTGACGTTGCCGATGTGCTTGTGGATGCACAAGCGTGGCCCGAGGCCTTCGAACTCGCGGAAAGGAATCCGAAGTTGAAGTCACGAGTATACGGGCCGTACGCACGATGGTTGGCGGAAACCGGACGATTTTCCGAGGCTCAAGAAGGCACGGATCGCTGTTGCATCGTAACGGACACAGTGTCgagatatttaacatttaatatctgTTACAGCATTCCAAATGGCGGGACAACCGGAGGAGTCGATACTCGTACTCACGATGCTGGCTAACAACGCTGTGGTAGAGAAAAGGTTTCGCGACGCATCTTACTTTTACTGGCTCCTGTCGCAATTGAGTCTGGATCTGTCGAAGAGCGTGGAAGAGATAAAAACGatgtttcttaattattcCGACAAAGCGGATGTCTATTACGCGTATCACGAAGTATACAAATATCTGGTACGATTAATACATCAAATTTAGCGTGTTACCCGTTGTATTCTTCCTTCATAACGTTGATGTATTCTAGGAAGAACCTTTTACGTCTCTGATGCCAGAGGCGTTATTCAACATTTCGAGGTATTTACTCATGAAGACGCAGAGCATACGACTGGAAGGCATCTCGAAGATGACGATAATGTATAGTCTAATGAAACAAGCGCGAATATTAGGCGCCAACAAGCTGGTTATGCAATTGTTGGACCAGTTACGTGCGATGAAGATTCCCGTGAATCTCCTAGCGCAAGTAGAGACGTCAACTTTAGCTGCCAGATCTTATCCGTATCGCGATCCGGAAGAATTATTACCTCTATGCTACAAATGTTCCACGTTCAATCCGTTAATGCCGACGAATAATGTCTCTGGCAGTAATTGCACGCAATGCGGTTTAAAGTTTCAATATTCCTTCGTTATGTTCGGTAAGTAGCGGATTATAATCCGTAGAAGTTTGAGTTTCTTGAGATTTCTGTGTGAAACTTTTCTAGAGCAGCTGATTATTAATTCCGGTATTGTTTACAGAAATCCTGCCGTTAGTCGAATTCGAATTGGAGGATGACATCACGGACGACGAAGCGGAAAAACTGATAGAGGAACCATTACCTTCCCCCGACGATCTCGCAGTTAGCGATCAGTTTACCGTAACTTCCAACGAGGCTGACCTCTTCACCGCCCGTTTAATGAGATACGAGGTATAGTTAAATCTACGATCGCACGAagcgtttattttataaaaagaaacgatGCCTTCTGTAGGAAAAATCGAGCAATTCTACAGTGACTGTCGGAAGAGGAGTATTGAAGAGTATGGATCCGTCTactgtaataattatcaagtGGCCTAAGCCCTTTAAGACTAGATACTTTAGGAATCTTTTACCTGATCTCCAGATCAGCTTGTGCAAATGCTGTTTAAAGGTAAGTTGCCAGCAAACGCC is from Temnothorax longispinosus isolate EJ_2023e chromosome 10, Tlon_JGU_v1, whole genome shotgun sequence and encodes:
- the Cstf64 gene encoding uncharacterized protein Cstf64 isoform X1, coding for MSNSTISDQSLMDKSMRSVFVGNIPYEATEENLKDIFSEVGPVLSFKLVFDRETGKPKGYGFCEYKDQETALSAMRNLNGYEIGGRTLRVDNACTEKSRMEMQSLLQGQNTENPYGEAVQSDKAPEAISKAVASLPPEQMFELMKQMKLCVQNNPNEARQMLLQNPQLAYALLQAQVVMRIVDPHTAVSMLHKANPIPGVLTPSEKPIPQIQPRIEEPWAPRPPPPVTVPAPIFAGQDVDLRLDRQLDPRVARLDQDLRGSPQTQPVPVSAPSSVLPVTADPRAANAFNIADKALFYSILPVEGIESFYRDPRSDRFARDSRDLRDSRMPIDPRITKSNPTPVAPPIVPRPVAAPTVPVPSSVVISNTTGSSVAALSQSTSSATSRLVAGMSPAGSIPSGASDQEKAALIMQVLQLSDEQIAMLPPEQRQSILVLKEQIAKSTQR
- the Cstf64 gene encoding uncharacterized protein Cstf64 isoform X3, giving the protein MSNSTISDQSLMDKSMRSVFVGNIPYEATEENLKDIFSEVGPVLSFKLVFDRETGKPKGYGFCEYKDQETALSAMRNLNGYEIGGRTLRVDNACTEKSRMEMQSLLQGQNTENPYGEAVQSDKAPEAISKAVASLPPEQMFELMKQMKLCVQNNPNEARQMLLQNPQLAYALLQAQVVMRIVDPHTAVSMLHKANPIPGVLTPSEKPIPQIQPRIEEPWAPRPPPPVTVPAPIFAGQDVDLRLDRQLDPRVARLDQDLRGSPQTQPVPVSAPSSVLPVTADPRAANAFNIADNFYRDPRSDRFARDSRDLRDSRMPIDPRITKSNPTPVAPPIVPRPVAAPTVPVPSSVVISNTTGSSVAALSQSTSSATSRLVAGMSPAGSIPSGASDQEKAALIMQVLQLSDEQIAMLPPEQRQSILVLKEQIAKSTQR
- the Cstf64 gene encoding uncharacterized protein Cstf64 isoform X2; the encoded protein is MSNSTISDQSLMDKSMRSVFVGNIPYEATEENLKDIFSEVGPVLSFKLVFDRETGKPKGYGFCEYKDQETALSAMRNLNGYEIGGRTLRVDNACTEKSRMEMQSLLQGQNTENPYGEAVQSDKAPEAISKAVASLPPEQMFELMKQMKLCVQNNPNEARQMLLQNPQLAYALLQAQVVMRIVDPHTAVSMLHKANPIPGVLTPSEKPIPQIQPRIEEPWAPRPPPPVTVPAPIFAGQDVDLRLDRQLDPRVARLDQDLRGSPQTQPVPVSAPSSVLPVTADPRAANAFNIADNILPVEGIESFYRDPRSDRFARDSRDLRDSRMPIDPRITKSNPTPVAPPIVPRPVAAPTVPVPSSVVISNTTGSSVAALSQSTSSATSRLVAGMSPAGSIPSGASDQEKAALIMQVLQLSDEQIAMLPPEQRQSILVLKEQIAKSTQR
- the Oseg1 gene encoding intraflagellar transport protein 122 homolog, encoding MRAHPAWVDKVQEKLDQCIYDLCFNPDGTQLVVASGNQVLVYETNDGALIQSLKGHKDTVYCVCYAKDGKKFASGGADKSVIIWTSKLEGILKYSHNEAVQSMHFNPVSHQLLSCSLSDIAFWSVEQKAVQKHKSGGRVNCCAWTRDGQYLALGLATGYVSIRNKNGEEKTRIERQIGVPIWSLSWNPLQDDATDVLCIAEWNGAISFYTIGGEAIRRERSFSFIPLKVTHFPEGQYLLVCGSNKQCLLMTHDGIQLVNVGGTFSSWVWSCAVHPSATHIALGSQDGTITYLQLSWNVVHGLYGDRYAYRENMTDVIIQHLITNQKVRIKCKDLVCRIAVYRNRLAVQLSERVIIYEPSSAGDGMHYKIRDKLNQTLNCNLLVVTSNHLVLCLERRLQSLSFAGIIEREWILDGLITYIKVAGGPAGQECLIAGLKSGHVMKIYLDNPFPAHVAKIEDSVRCLDISSLKEKMAVVSESGVLSVFDLCTGEKLQEFQNVNSVAFNIAFEDIMCFAGNNYLAIKVANFSEYRQKFSGFVVGHNGSKLYCLNGSSIVTTEVPLSLFMYQYLDIGLYGHAYDIACLGVAESDWLALGTACLDNLELNIAYSAFARVKKLRYIEIVSEVEEKLKSGEWGREACMATAAAAMGRLRDAAKLYQKAGLQQYALDMYSDLRMFDIAQEFIASGNTQDRTVLLRRRAEWAKSLGEPRAAAEMFLSAGDIDRAISIIAEYGWIDMLIKVGRQLDKADRDNLSMIAKKLKQLGASHGAAEIFSRLGDDPDVADVLVDAQAWPEAFELAERNPKLKSRVYGPYARWLAETGRFSEAQEAFQMAGQPEESILVLTMLANNAVVEKRFRDASYFYWLLSQLSLDLSKSVEEIKTMFLNYSDKADVYYAYHEVYKYLEEPFTSLMPEALFNISRYLLMKTQSIRLEGISKMTIMYSLMKQARILGANKLVMQLLDQLRAMKIPVNLLAQVETSTLAARSYPYRDPEELLPLCYKCSTFNPLMPTNNVSGSNCTQCGLKFQYSFVMFEILPLVEFELEDDITDDEAEKLIEEPLPSPDDLAVSDQFTVTSNEADLFTARLMRYEEKSSNSTVTVGRGVLKSMDPSTVIIIKWPKPFKTRYFRNLLPDLQISLCKCCLKLFHSDDYELALLRHGHCPFCRTPNVTVG